In Paeniglutamicibacter kerguelensis, one genomic interval encodes:
- a CDS encoding DMT family transporter, translated as MVSKSQPHSGPKNPGRFGLVYLLAAVLAGLVMPIQSRVNGALGIHLGDPVAASLVSFTTGLLLLIVISLVVPGARAGAKMIPVALRERRFPRWYLAAGGVGALVVFSQTLTVPLVGVALFTVSIVTGQTMGSMFVDLIGFGPGGRRKINALRAIAAAFTIVGVVWAVSPRLETSGSVTALLLPLLIPLVVGFLMGFQAAMNGVQSQVYGTPVAATLVNFTVGAFLLGIALLIRLPFAGAPDSLPTQWWYYLGGPLGCVFIGLSAYLVKHLGVLLTGLGMIGGQLVGSLLIDLVLPAPGALVNAATIGGTLLTLAAVGLASLAGSKSPKPRATR; from the coding sequence CTACCTCTTGGCAGCAGTTCTGGCCGGCTTGGTCATGCCCATTCAAAGCCGAGTCAACGGAGCCTTGGGCATACACCTGGGTGACCCCGTTGCTGCGTCTTTGGTCAGCTTCACCACCGGGTTGCTTTTGTTGATCGTGATTTCGCTCGTGGTGCCCGGCGCGCGCGCGGGTGCCAAAATGATCCCCGTGGCGCTGCGCGAACGCCGGTTCCCGCGCTGGTACCTGGCAGCCGGCGGAGTTGGTGCCCTCGTGGTTTTTTCGCAGACCTTGACGGTGCCGCTGGTTGGCGTCGCGCTGTTCACGGTATCGATCGTGACCGGGCAGACCATGGGTTCCATGTTTGTTGACCTCATCGGATTCGGCCCCGGCGGGCGCAGGAAAATCAACGCGCTGCGGGCCATTGCTGCGGCTTTCACGATCGTGGGCGTGGTGTGGGCAGTGAGCCCCCGGTTGGAAACCTCCGGCTCGGTGACGGCCCTGCTGCTGCCGCTTCTGATTCCGCTGGTGGTCGGGTTCCTCATGGGATTCCAGGCCGCAATGAATGGCGTGCAATCGCAGGTCTACGGGACACCCGTGGCAGCAACGCTGGTGAATTTCACCGTGGGTGCGTTCCTGCTGGGAATCGCCCTGCTCATCCGGTTGCCGTTCGCCGGGGCTCCCGACTCGCTGCCCACGCAGTGGTGGTACTACCTGGGCGGCCCGCTGGGCTGCGTGTTCATTGGTCTTTCGGCCTACCTGGTCAAGCACCTGGGCGTCTTGCTCACCGGGTTGGGCATGATCGGCGGGCAACTCGTCGGTTCGTTGCTCATTGACCTGGTTCTTCCCGCTCCCGGCGCCTTGGTCAATGCCGCGACCATTGGCGGCACGCTGCTGACCCTGGCCGCCGTCGGATTGGCTTCGCTGGCCGGAAGCAAGAGTCCGAAACCCCGGGCCACGCGCTGA
- a CDS encoding glycine--tRNA ligase encodes MAPQSKLDQVISLAKRRGFVFQAGEIYGGSRSAWDYGPLGTELKENIKREWWQTFVRGREDMVGLDSSIILPKAVWEASGHVATFTDPLVECTSCHKRHREDHLIEAFVAKKKRQPVDGMSEIACPDCGTKGQFTEPQLFSGLVKTFLGPVDSAAGMHFMRPETAQGIFVNFNNVLTASRKKPPFGIGQIGKAFRNEITPGNFIFRTREFEQMEIEFFTAPEDAPAFFDKWVEDCWAWFLDLGISEENLRRFDVPEDERAHYSAGTIDFEYRFGFQGSEWGELMGVANRTDYDLTSHSKGSGTELSYFNQATGERFTPYVIEPSFGLTRSMMAFLVDAYVEDEAPNAKGGVDKRTVLKLDPRLAPVKAAVLPLSRNEDLSPKAKALAAELRKSWNIDFDDAGAIGRRYRRQDEIGTPFCITVDFDTLEDQAVTIRERDTMTQERVALDQVRSYLAERLNGA; translated from the coding sequence ATGGCGCCTCAGTCCAAGCTCGATCAAGTCATCTCCCTCGCCAAGCGGCGCGGCTTCGTTTTCCAGGCCGGTGAGATCTACGGTGGCTCCCGTTCGGCATGGGACTACGGACCCCTGGGTACCGAGCTGAAGGAAAACATCAAGCGCGAATGGTGGCAGACCTTCGTGCGCGGGCGCGAGGACATGGTGGGCCTCGATTCCTCCATCATCCTGCCCAAGGCCGTCTGGGAAGCCTCGGGCCACGTCGCGACGTTCACCGACCCGCTGGTCGAGTGCACCTCCTGCCACAAGCGCCACCGCGAGGACCACCTCATTGAGGCCTTCGTCGCCAAGAAGAAGCGCCAGCCCGTCGACGGCATGAGCGAAATCGCTTGCCCCGACTGCGGCACCAAGGGCCAGTTCACCGAACCGCAGCTCTTCTCCGGTCTGGTCAAGACGTTCCTCGGCCCGGTCGATTCCGCCGCTGGCATGCACTTCATGCGCCCGGAAACCGCGCAGGGCATCTTCGTGAACTTCAACAACGTGCTCACCGCCTCGCGCAAGAAGCCGCCGTTCGGCATCGGCCAGATCGGCAAGGCCTTCCGCAACGAGATCACCCCGGGCAACTTCATCTTCCGCACCCGCGAGTTCGAGCAGATGGAAATTGAGTTCTTCACCGCACCCGAGGACGCCCCGGCGTTCTTCGACAAGTGGGTCGAGGACTGCTGGGCATGGTTCCTGGACCTGGGCATCAGCGAAGAGAACCTGCGCCGCTTCGACGTTCCGGAGGACGAGCGTGCGCACTACTCGGCCGGCACCATCGACTTCGAGTACCGCTTCGGCTTCCAGGGCTCCGAGTGGGGCGAGCTCATGGGCGTCGCCAACCGCACCGACTACGACCTGACCAGCCACTCCAAGGGCTCGGGCACGGAACTGTCCTACTTCAACCAGGCCACGGGCGAACGCTTCACCCCGTACGTGATCGAGCCGTCCTTCGGCCTGACCCGTTCGATGATGGCCTTCCTGGTTGACGCCTACGTCGAGGACGAGGCCCCGAACGCCAAGGGCGGGGTAGACAAGCGCACCGTGCTGAAGCTCGATCCGCGCCTGGCCCCGGTCAAGGCCGCGGTGCTGCCGCTCTCGCGCAACGAGGACCTGTCCCCGAAGGCCAAGGCCCTTGCCGCCGAGCTGCGCAAGAGCTGGAACATCGACTTCGACGACGCCGGAGCCATCGGCCGCCGCTACCGCCGACAGGATGAGATCGGCACCCCGTTCTGCATCACCGTCGACTTCGACACCCTCGAGGACCAGGCCGTGACCATCCGCGAGCGCGACACCATGACGCAGGAACGCGTGGCACTGGACCAGGTGCGCAGCTACCTGGCCGAGCGCCTCAACGGAGCCTAG
- a CDS encoding GNAT family N-acetyltransferase, which yields MAELEFRPWRDGDDLALLEIFGDPASPHAHQDRTMFRADSDAPFGRCLVAMDQGIAVAAGVVFASTLHPQRLWLYVEVAREHRRTGVGTELVQRLRALIPAGQTTELKSRYTRTAGTDAAAAAGFCESLGMSQIQVARDVIIEPGGLALPVFDDDGLTLEDIATGSVELTKLVVEFYNATHQWDEAEMTLGGAQKMLLDDATGAQGAIVLRDKPKAQGGKILSFAISYTPARVDAPADVLLGWNPELSEEESAEPIRGMLAMLVHQYPVKLEVDESMVVLSSLVDVLIGADHATVISTTTIVATA from the coding sequence ATGGCCGAGCTTGAATTCCGGCCCTGGCGGGACGGGGACGATTTGGCGTTGCTGGAAATCTTCGGCGACCCGGCGTCCCCGCACGCGCACCAGGACCGCACCATGTTCCGTGCCGACTCGGACGCGCCGTTCGGGCGTTGCCTGGTGGCCATGGACCAGGGCATCGCTGTTGCCGCGGGCGTCGTCTTTGCCTCGACGCTGCACCCGCAGCGCCTGTGGCTGTATGTGGAAGTCGCCCGCGAACACCGCCGCACCGGGGTCGGCACCGAGCTGGTTCAGCGCCTGCGCGCGCTGATCCCGGCCGGGCAGACCACGGAGCTGAAGTCCCGCTACACGCGGACCGCCGGGACCGACGCCGCCGCGGCGGCGGGGTTCTGCGAGTCCCTGGGCATGAGTCAGATCCAGGTGGCGCGCGATGTCATCATCGAACCCGGGGGCCTGGCGCTCCCGGTCTTCGACGACGACGGGCTGACCCTGGAGGACATCGCCACCGGTTCGGTGGAGCTGACCAAGCTGGTCGTCGAGTTCTACAACGCGACCCACCAGTGGGACGAGGCGGAGATGACGCTTGGCGGCGCCCAGAAGATGCTGCTCGACGATGCCACCGGCGCGCAGGGCGCCATCGTGCTGCGCGACAAGCCCAAGGCGCAGGGCGGGAAGATCCTGTCCTTCGCCATCAGCTACACCCCGGCGCGCGTGGATGCGCCCGCCGACGTGTTGCTGGGCTGGAACCCGGAGCTCAGCGAGGAGGAATCGGCCGAGCCGATCCGCGGCATGCTGGCCATGCTGGTGCACCAGTACCCGGTGAAGCTGGAGGTCGACGAATCGATGGTCGTGCTTTCCTCGCTGGTCGACGTGCTGATCGGGGCGGACCACGCCACTGTCATTTCGACCACGACGATCGTGGCCACCGCGTAG